In Bacillus cereus ATCC 14579, a single window of DNA contains:
- a CDS encoding flagellin, whose translation MRINTNINSMRTQEYMRQNQDKMNTAMNRLSSGKSINSAADDAAGLAIATRMRAKEGGLNVGARNTQDAMSALRTGDAALGSISNILLRMRDLATQAANGTNNAEDTASLDKEYVALKDEIDHIAGKTNFNGNSFLDTTATPPGKDIEIQLSDASGDTMTLKAIDTKSLTTGTLTNLKDRATAETEITKLDTAIQKIADERATFGSQLNRLDHNLNNVTSQATNMAAAASQIEDADMAKEMSEMTKFKILNEAGISMLSQANQTPQMVSKLLQ comes from the coding sequence ATGAGAATTAATACAAACATTAACAGCATGCGTACGCAAGAGTACATGCGACAAAACCAAGACAAAATGAATACTGCGATGAATCGTTTATCTAGCGGTAAATCTATTAACAGTGCAGCTGACGATGCGGCTGGTTTAGCTATCGCTACTCGTATGCGTGCAAAAGAAGGCGGATTAAACGTCGGAGCACGTAACACGCAAGACGCTATGTCTGCTTTACGTACTGGTGACGCTGCTTTGGGATCTATTTCTAACATCTTACTTCGTATGCGTGACCTTGCTACACAAGCTGCAAACGGTACGAATAACGCTGAAGATACTGCCTCTTTAGACAAAGAGTATGTTGCCTTAAAAGATGAAATTGATCACATTGCTGGAAAAACGAATTTTAACGGTAATTCTTTCTTAGATACAACTGCCACTCCTCCCGGAAAAGATATCGAGATTCAACTTTCTGATGCTTCTGGTGATACAATGACACTCAAAGCCATTGATACAAAATCATTGACAACTGGCACTTTAACTAATTTAAAAGATAGAGCCACTGCTGAAACTGAAATAACAAAACTGGACACTGCAATTCAAAAAATTGCTGATGAAAGAGCAACTTTCGGTTCTCAATTAAACCGTTTAGACCATAACTTAAACAACGTAACGAGCCAAGCTACTAACATGGCAGCAGCTGCTTCTCAAATCGAAGATGCTGATATGGCAAAAGAGATGTCTGAAATGACTAAGTTCAAAATTTTAAACGAAGCTGGTATCAGCATGCTTTCTCAAGCTAACCAAACACCACAAATGGTTTCTAAATTATTACAATAA
- a CDS encoding flagellar motor switch protein FliN: MKLQDDIPLTIYFEIGNTKKKIEDLLHITKGTLYRLENSTKNTVRLMLENEEIGTGKILTKNGKMYVEIVELKR, from the coding sequence TTGAAATTACAAGATGATATTCCGTTAACAATTTATTTTGAAATCGGAAATACGAAAAAGAAAATTGAAGATCTGCTTCATATTACGAAAGGTACATTGTATCGTCTTGAAAATTCAACGAAAAATACGGTGCGTCTTATGCTTGAGAATGAAGAGATTGGAACCGGAAAGATTTTAACGAAGAATGGAAAAATGTACGTTGAAATCGTTGAATTGAAAAGGTAG
- the fliM gene encoding flagellar motor switch protein FliM, which produces MSGEKLSQEQIDALLKAVNEGEEMPAFAQEAGKQEKFQEYDFNRPEKFGVEHLRSLQAIASTFGKQTSQTLSARMRIPIELEPSTVEQVPFTSEYVEKMPKDYYLYCVIDLGLPELGEIVIEIDLAFVIYIHECWLGGDSKRNFTMRRPLTAFEFLTLDNIFLLLCKNLEQSFESVVAIEPKFVTTETDPNALKITTASDIISLLNVNMKTDFWNTTVRIGIPFLSVEEIMDKLTSENIVEHSSDKRKKYTSEVEVKVNQVYKPVHVAIGEQKMTMSEIEQIEEGDIIPLHTKVSDELLGYVDGKHKFNCFIGKDGTRKALLFKSFVE; this is translated from the coding sequence ATGAGTGGCGAAAAATTAAGCCAAGAGCAAATTGATGCCCTGCTGAAGGCGGTAAATGAAGGCGAGGAAATGCCAGCTTTCGCACAAGAAGCAGGAAAGCAAGAGAAATTTCAAGAGTATGATTTTAATAGACCAGAGAAGTTCGGTGTTGAGCATTTACGTAGTTTGCAAGCGATTGCTTCTACGTTTGGAAAGCAGACGTCACAGACGTTATCAGCGCGTATGCGTATTCCGATTGAACTAGAGCCTTCAACAGTTGAGCAAGTTCCATTTACGAGTGAGTATGTGGAGAAGATGCCGAAAGATTATTATTTATATTGCGTAATTGATCTCGGTTTACCAGAGCTTGGAGAAATTGTTATTGAGATTGATTTAGCATTCGTTATTTATATTCATGAATGTTGGCTTGGCGGAGATAGTAAGCGTAACTTTACGATGCGCAGACCGTTAACAGCGTTTGAGTTTTTAACGCTTGATAATATATTCTTGCTTCTTTGTAAAAATTTAGAGCAATCATTTGAAAGTGTTGTTGCGATTGAACCGAAATTTGTAACGACAGAAACAGATCCGAATGCACTAAAGATTACGACAGCGAGCGATATCATTTCATTACTTAACGTAAATATGAAGACAGATTTTTGGAATACGACGGTGCGTATCGGGATTCCATTCTTATCTGTTGAAGAAATTATGGATAAGTTAACGTCTGAAAATATTGTCGAACATTCTTCAGACAAGCGCAAAAAGTATACGTCTGAAGTGGAAGTGAAAGTAAATCAAGTGTACAAACCTGTTCACGTTGCAATTGGTGAGCAGAAAATGACAATGAGTGAAATTGAACAAATTGAAGAAGGCGATATTATTCCGCTTCATACGAAAGTTTCGGATGAATTACTTGGTTATGTAGATGGAAAGCATAAATTTAATTGTTTTATTGGAAAAGATGGAACGCGTAAGGCGCTCCTATTTAAAAGTTTTGTAGAGTAG
- the fliN gene encoding flagellar motor switch protein FliN, protein MKHEVSPVSLMGLEDFAGKRNEAGKAHIDTVSDISIELGVKLGKSSITLGDVKQLKVGDVLEVEKNLGHKVDVYLSNMKVGIGEAIVMDEKFGIIISEIEADKKQAALMKAQSQMQDKE, encoded by the coding sequence ATGAAGCATGAAGTATCTCCTGTGTCATTAATGGGATTAGAAGATTTTGCAGGAAAGCGAAATGAAGCAGGTAAAGCACATATTGATACTGTTTCAGATATTTCGATTGAACTTGGTGTAAAGCTTGGAAAGTCATCTATTACGCTTGGTGATGTGAAGCAGTTAAAAGTTGGCGATGTTCTTGAAGTAGAGAAAAACTTAGGACATAAAGTAGATGTGTATTTAAGTAATATGAAAGTCGGCATCGGTGAAGCAATCGTAATGGACGAGAAATTCGGTATTATCATTTCTGAAATTGAAGCTGATAAGAAACAAGCGGCGCTTATGAAAGCGCAAAGTCAAATGCAAGATAAAGAGTAG
- a CDS encoding flagellar type III secretion system pore protein FliP encodes MRIKKQLSLLAVIFVFSIVFSIIFVNPAYAAPNGFINFENGKEFTSNSSVQLFALVTLLSLSSSIVLLFTHFTYFMIVLGITRQGLGVMNLPPNQVLVGLALFLSLFTMQPVLGQLKSDVWDPMTKEKITVSQAAETTAPIMKEYMSKHTYKHDLKMMLKVRGEELPKDLKDLSLFTLVPSFTLTQIQKGLLTGMFIYLAFVFIDLIISTLLMYLGMMMVPPMILSLPFKILVFVYLGGYTKIVDIMFKTVA; translated from the coding sequence ATGAGAATAAAGAAACAGTTATCATTATTAGCCGTTATTTTCGTATTTTCTATCGTTTTTTCAATTATTTTTGTAAATCCAGCGTATGCAGCCCCGAACGGTTTTATTAATTTCGAAAATGGAAAAGAGTTTACGAGTAATTCAAGTGTACAACTATTTGCGCTCGTTACCCTTTTATCATTATCATCTTCTATCGTTCTATTATTTACACATTTTACTTATTTTATGATCGTTCTAGGGATTACACGTCAAGGACTTGGGGTAATGAATTTACCACCAAACCAAGTGCTTGTTGGACTTGCATTATTTTTATCACTCTTTACGATGCAGCCTGTACTTGGGCAACTGAAGAGTGATGTGTGGGATCCGATGACGAAAGAGAAAATAACAGTAAGTCAAGCTGCGGAAACGACAGCTCCTATTATGAAAGAATATATGTCAAAGCATACGTATAAGCATGATTTAAAAATGATGTTGAAAGTACGCGGAGAAGAGTTGCCGAAAGATTTAAAGGATCTTTCACTATTTACGCTCGTACCATCCTTTACGTTAACGCAAATTCAAAAAGGTTTACTAACAGGGATGTTCATTTATTTAGCGTTTGTATTTATAGATTTGATTATTAGTACACTTTTAATGTACCTCGGGATGATGATGGTACCGCCGATGATTTTAAGTTTACCGTTTAAAATACTCGTTTTCGTATATTTAGGTGGATATACAAAAATCGTCGACATTATGTTTAAAACGGTCGCCTGA
- a CDS encoding flagellar biosynthetic protein FliQ, whose product MNTSPIIDIFQTFFYKGVMILMPVAGVSMIVVIIIAVIMAMMQIQEQTLTFLPKMASIVLVIIILGPWMFQELTTLILDLFDKIPSLLRSY is encoded by the coding sequence ATGAATACGTCACCAATTATAGATATTTTTCAAACCTTTTTTTATAAAGGGGTTATGATTTTAATGCCGGTTGCCGGCGTAAGTATGATTGTCGTTATTATCATCGCTGTCATTATGGCGATGATGCAAATTCAAGAGCAAACGCTGACGTTTTTACCGAAAATGGCGAGTATCGTCCTCGTTATTATCATTTTAGGTCCGTGGATGTTCCAAGAGTTAACGACGCTTATTTTAGATTTATTTGATAAAATCCCATCGCTATTGCGTTCGTACTAA
- a CDS encoding flagellar biosynthetic protein FliR yields MNMELWAATFFAFCRITSFLYFLPFFSGRSIPAMAKVTFGLGLSITVADQVDVSHIKTVWDVAAYAATQIVIGLSLSKIVEMLWNIPKMAGHILDFDIGLSQASLFDVNAGSQSTLLSTLFDMFFLIIFISLGGINYFVATILKSFQYTEAISKLLTTSFLDSLLATLLFAITSAVEIALPLMGSLFIINFVLILIAKNAPQLNVFMNAYVIKITCGILFIAMSVPMLGYVFKNMTDVLLEEYTKLFNFFLTK; encoded by the coding sequence ATGAATATGGAATTATGGGCGGCGACGTTTTTTGCGTTTTGCCGCATTACTTCATTTTTATATTTTTTACCGTTTTTCTCAGGACGATCCATTCCAGCTATGGCGAAGGTTACATTTGGGCTCGGTCTGTCGATTACAGTTGCCGATCAAGTTGATGTTTCTCACATAAAGACGGTTTGGGATGTAGCTGCTTATGCAGCGACGCAAATTGTAATTGGATTATCTCTTTCAAAAATTGTAGAAATGCTGTGGAACATTCCGAAAATGGCTGGACATATTTTAGACTTTGATATCGGTTTATCACAGGCAAGTTTGTTTGATGTGAATGCAGGATCACAGTCTACTTTACTTTCAACACTTTTTGATATGTTCTTCCTCATTATTTTTATTTCACTTGGCGGCATTAATTATTTCGTTGCCACTATTTTAAAGTCGTTTCAATATACAGAGGCGATTTCAAAATTGCTGACGACTAGTTTTTTAGATAGTCTACTCGCAACGCTATTATTTGCGATCACATCAGCGGTTGAAATTGCTCTGCCGCTGATGGGAAGTTTATTCATCATTAACTTTGTTCTAATTTTAATTGCAAAAAACGCTCCGCAATTAAACGTTTTTATGAATGCATACGTAATTAAAATTACATGTGGTATTTTGTTTATTGCGATGAGTGTACCGATGCTCGGTTATGTGTTTAAAAATATGACGGATGTATTACTTGAAGAATATACGAAACTATTTAACTTTTTCTTAACGAAGTAG
- the flhB gene encoding flagellar type III secretion system protein FlhB: MAKDNKTEKATPQKRKKSREEGNIARSKDLNNLFSILVLAVVVYFFGDWLGYEIANSVAVLFDQIGKNTDSTEYFYLMGILLLKVSAPILILVYAFHLFNYMIQVGFLFSSKVIKPKASRINPKNYFTRLFSRKSLVDILKSLFYMGLIGYIAYVLFKKNLEKIVSMIGFNWTASLTEIIREIKFIFLAILIILIVLSIIDFIYQKWEYEQDIKMKKEEVKQEHKDNEGDPQVKGKRKNFMHAILQGTIAKKMDGATFIVNNPTHISVVLRYNKHVDAAPIVVAKGEDELALYIRTLAREQEIPMVENRPLARSLYYQVEEDEAIPEDLYVAVIEVMRYLIQTNELEV, from the coding sequence ATGGCAAAGGATAATAAAACAGAAAAGGCCACCCCGCAGAAGCGTAAAAAATCGCGTGAAGAAGGGAATATTGCCCGGAGTAAAGATTTAAATAATTTATTTTCCATTCTCGTATTAGCAGTTGTCGTTTATTTCTTCGGAGATTGGCTAGGGTATGAGATTGCGAATTCCGTAGCGGTGCTGTTTGATCAAATTGGAAAAAATACAGATTCAACCGAGTATTTTTATTTAATGGGGATTTTATTACTGAAAGTATCGGCTCCGATATTAATACTCGTATACGCTTTTCATTTATTCAATTATATGATTCAAGTCGGTTTCCTATTTTCTTCTAAAGTCATTAAACCGAAGGCGTCACGTATTAATCCGAAAAACTATTTTACGAGACTGTTTAGTCGTAAAAGTTTAGTTGATATTTTGAAATCACTATTTTATATGGGATTAATCGGTTACATCGCTTATGTTCTTTTTAAAAAGAATTTAGAGAAAATCGTCAGTATGATTGGATTTAACTGGACTGCATCACTTACTGAAATTATTAGGGAAATTAAATTTATTTTCTTAGCAATTTTAATTATTTTAATCGTTCTTTCTATTATTGATTTTATTTATCAAAAATGGGAGTACGAACAAGATATTAAGATGAAAAAAGAAGAAGTGAAACAAGAGCATAAAGATAATGAAGGGGACCCGCAAGTAAAAGGGAAACGAAAAAACTTTATGCATGCAATCTTGCAAGGAACAATTGCGAAGAAGATGGATGGCGCAACATTTATTGTAAATAACCCGACTCATATTTCGGTCGTACTTCGTTACAATAAACACGTTGATGCAGCACCAATTGTCGTTGCAAAAGGGGAAGATGAGCTCGCATTATATATACGAACGCTTGCCCGTGAACAAGAAATACCAATGGTGGAAAACCGTCCGCTTGCTCGTTCTTTATATTATCAAGTCGAGGAAGATGAGGCGATTCCAGAAGATTTATATGTAGCTGTAATTGAAGTTATGCGCTATTTAATTCAGACGAATGAACTTGAAGTATAA
- a CDS encoding flagellar basal-body rod protein FlgG, whose translation MNGLYIGSMGMMNYMQRINVHSNNVANAQTTGFKAENMTSKVFDVQDTYRRGDGAVTNIGSVDYAVVPAATHVNLVQGNIQMTNSATDFFLDDGAAGTTSFFVTSKNDETFLTRDGSFTLNSDRYLQTSSGAFVMGENNERIRIPEGAKVAVQADGTLYDEVTQNNIARLQTKTVDAETNARLVQRENKSFTLAEGNIANLPNGTGIVKNHMLENSNVDMTKEMADLMTDQKMIQASQRVMTSFDKIYEKEANEILR comes from the coding sequence ATGAACGGTCTTTATATAGGTTCTATGGGCATGATGAATTACATGCAGCGCATTAATGTTCATTCGAATAACGTTGCAAATGCTCAAACGACAGGATTTAAAGCAGAAAATATGACGTCTAAAGTATTTGATGTACAAGACACATATCGCCGCGGAGATGGGGCGGTAACAAATATCGGTTCGGTCGATTACGCTGTAGTACCAGCTGCAACGCATGTGAATTTAGTACAAGGAAATATACAAATGACAAATAGCGCTACAGATTTCTTTTTAGATGACGGCGCGGCCGGTACAACATCATTTTTTGTTACTTCTAAAAATGATGAAACGTTTTTAACGAGAGATGGTAGTTTCACATTAAATAGTGATCGATATTTACAAACATCTTCAGGTGCTTTCGTAATGGGAGAGAATAATGAGCGTATTCGTATTCCAGAAGGAGCAAAGGTTGCTGTACAAGCAGACGGTACATTATATGATGAAGTAACACAAAATAATATTGCTCGTTTGCAAACAAAAACAGTAGATGCAGAAACGAATGCACGTCTCGTGCAACGTGAAAACAAAAGCTTTACACTAGCAGAAGGAAACATTGCTAATTTACCGAACGGAACAGGAATAGTAAAAAATCATATGCTAGAAAATTCAAATGTAGATATGACGAAAGAGATGGCAGATCTTATGACAGATCAAAAGATGATTCAAGCATCACAGCGCGTTATGACTTCATTTGATAAAATTTATGAAAAAGAAGCGAATGAAATATTGAGATAG
- a CDS encoding alanyl-tRNA editing protein — MTTALYLEDAYKTSCETEVIKVEGNKVFVKETVFYPTGGGQECDTGVIVQDGSVFEVEKVKKEQGEIVHYIKDEAQVKLGPVKLEINWERRHNLMRHHSLLHLIGAVVYEKYGALCTGNQIYPDKARIDFNELQELSSVEVEEIVEEVNKLIKQNKEISTRYMSREEAENAVGMIKTAINLLPTTIQEIRIVTIENLDEQACGGTHVKNTSEIGTLVIDKVKSKGKQNRRFEVRAI; from the coding sequence ATGACAACGGCATTATATTTAGAAGATGCATACAAAACGAGTTGCGAAACAGAAGTGATAAAAGTAGAAGGGAATAAAGTATTTGTAAAGGAAACAGTTTTTTATCCAACTGGTGGAGGGCAAGAATGTGATACGGGTGTTATTGTACAAGATGGGTCTGTATTTGAAGTTGAAAAAGTAAAGAAGGAGCAAGGAGAAATAGTTCACTATATAAAAGACGAAGCACAAGTAAAGTTAGGTCCAGTTAAATTAGAGATAAATTGGGAAAGACGTCATAATTTAATGCGTCATCACTCTTTACTGCATCTTATCGGAGCTGTTGTTTATGAAAAGTATGGAGCTCTATGCACTGGAAATCAAATTTATCCTGATAAAGCACGTATCGATTTTAATGAGTTACAAGAGTTATCGAGCGTGGAAGTAGAAGAAATTGTTGAGGAAGTGAATAAACTTATTAAGCAAAATAAAGAAATTTCCACTCGTTATATGAGCCGCGAAGAAGCAGAAAATGCTGTAGGAATGATTAAAACAGCAATAAATCTCCTACCAACTACCATCCAAGAAATCCGCATTGTTACAATTGAAAATTTAGACGAACAAGCTTGTGGAGGCACACATGTGAAAAATACGAGTGAAATAGGAACACTTGTTATTGATAAAGTAAAAAGTAAAGGGAAGCAAAATCGTCGTTTTGAAGTAAGGGCGATTTAG
- a CDS encoding TrmB family transcriptional regulator produces MDKIIKELQKLGFSQYECKAYIGLLKHSPVTGYEVSKQTGVPRSMIYEVLGKLMDKGAVHIVPSEPVKYVPVPATELMNRMRKDFEKSFEFLDEKLNCLEQERQIDVISHIRSNDRVLKEICNIISRAKEELWVSVWEEQVHEIEPYIHQKEEEGVHIFSILFGAPETKIGATFHHNYMTPHVVEKRMGGHLTVIARDGEEVLIANFSNDSTSWAVTTYDPALVLVATEYVRHDIMVEEITKEFGADKLDTLWRENIDLVHVVTGKRTLEGMEDDRDE; encoded by the coding sequence ATGGATAAAATTATAAAGGAATTACAAAAGTTAGGATTTTCCCAGTATGAATGTAAAGCGTATATTGGACTACTAAAACATTCCCCAGTAACAGGCTATGAAGTGAGTAAACAAACAGGAGTACCTCGTTCTATGATTTACGAGGTACTCGGTAAGTTAATGGATAAAGGAGCAGTGCATATTGTACCTTCTGAACCAGTTAAATATGTACCAGTACCAGCTACCGAATTAATGAATCGAATGCGAAAAGACTTTGAAAAGTCCTTTGAATTTTTAGATGAGAAATTAAATTGTTTAGAACAAGAGCGACAAATAGATGTAATTTCGCATATTCGTTCAAATGATCGTGTTTTGAAAGAAATATGCAATATAATTAGTAGAGCTAAGGAAGAGTTATGGGTTTCTGTATGGGAAGAACAAGTGCATGAAATTGAACCATACATTCATCAAAAGGAAGAGGAAGGCGTACATATATTTTCAATCTTATTTGGAGCTCCAGAAACAAAAATAGGAGCGACATTTCACCATAATTATATGACGCCCCACGTTGTTGAAAAGAGAATGGGTGGTCATTTAACTGTTATTGCTCGTGATGGAGAGGAAGTATTAATTGCGAACTTCTCAAATGATAGCACTTCATGGGCCGTTACAACGTATGACCCAGCGCTAGTTCTCGTTGCTACAGAGTATGTGCGGCACGATATTATGGTTGAAGAAATCACAAAGGAATTTGGAGCTGATAAGTTAGATACGTTATGGCGTGAAAATATAGATTTAGTTCATGTCGTAACAGGAAAACGAACTTTAGAAGGAATGGAGGATGATAGAGATGAGTAA
- a CDS encoding AzlC family ABC transporter permease, translated as MSKAEAHVALQSDDTFQQGVKDCLPTVFGYLSIGIAAGVIAKTAGFSIIEIAFMSTLIYAGSAQFILAGMYAAGAPASAIIFTVFFVNLRHLLMSAALAPYFTKLPLLKNVIIGSQITDETFGVAVQHATQKGYLGERWMIGLNVTAYLNWILATIIGGLFGEWIPDPHTYGMDYALPAMFIGLFVLQLISSKPKLAIHLSVAIVSIIIAYVSHLFMPDSIAVIIATLLAATIGVVIEKWK; from the coding sequence ATGAGTAAAGCTGAGGCACATGTAGCTTTGCAGAGCGATGATACATTTCAGCAAGGAGTAAAAGATTGTTTACCAACTGTATTTGGTTATTTGAGCATCGGTATAGCAGCTGGTGTAATTGCAAAAACAGCAGGTTTTTCTATCATTGAAATTGCATTTATGTCGACTTTAATTTATGCAGGTTCTGCCCAATTTATATTAGCTGGTATGTATGCAGCCGGTGCTCCTGCTTCCGCAATTATTTTTACTGTGTTTTTTGTTAATTTACGCCATTTATTAATGAGTGCTGCCCTCGCGCCGTACTTTACGAAACTACCTCTATTAAAAAACGTCATTATTGGTTCGCAAATTACAGATGAAACGTTCGGCGTCGCAGTGCAGCATGCAACGCAAAAAGGATATTTAGGCGAAAGATGGATGATTGGGCTAAATGTAACGGCTTATTTAAACTGGATTCTTGCTACTATCATTGGCGGGCTATTTGGTGAGTGGATACCAGATCCACATACATACGGGATGGATTATGCATTACCAGCGATGTTTATCGGATTATTTGTACTTCAGCTCATAAGTAGTAAACCAAAGCTAGCAATTCATTTAAGTGTTGCAATTGTATCGATTATTATCGCATACGTTTCACACCTATTTATGCCAGATAGTATAGCGGTTATTATCGCAACATTACTAGCTGCGACGATTGGAGTGGTGATTGAAAAATGGAAATGA
- a CDS encoding AzlD domain-containing protein, giving the protein MEMRLDVLLLLLAAGAVTLVPRILPLLVFSKLQIPEWGLKWLNYIPIAILAALLAQVLFMHETMQWDYLIAAIPTFLVAIYTRSLLGTVLTGVVVIILLRFFF; this is encoded by the coding sequence ATGGAAATGAGATTAGATGTATTATTACTTTTACTAGCAGCAGGAGCTGTTACACTCGTGCCACGTATTTTACCTCTACTCGTATTTAGCAAACTACAAATTCCTGAATGGGGTTTAAAATGGTTAAATTACATACCAATTGCGATATTAGCAGCGCTTTTAGCACAAGTTTTATTTATGCATGAGACAATGCAGTGGGATTATCTTATTGCAGCAATTCCAACATTTCTTGTAGCGATATATACTCGTAGTTTATTAGGTACAGTATTAACGGGAGTGGTTGTGATTATTTTGTTACGTTTCTTTTTCTAA
- a CDS encoding DUF3951 domain-containing protein translates to MILLTIGAILLTLFIFFTIGFVTFMMFVDKATPQIYYTPCESVTVKTKGKQRRKKS, encoded by the coding sequence ATGATACTTTTAACGATAGGAGCAATTTTGTTAACGTTGTTTATTTTCTTTACTATCGGTTTCGTTACGTTTATGATGTTTGTTGATAAGGCGACACCTCAAATATATTATACACCTTGTGAATCAGTGACAGTGAAAACTAAAGGTAAACAGAGAAGGAAGAAAAGTTGA
- a CDS encoding dienelactone hydrolase family protein, which translates to MKEKLALVIVHEIYGVNDHMHHVTQHFTSSHIDVFCPNLLQSQHAFHYRDEEKAYEHFVNHIGFDDGKKQIEEFISHLSSSYTHIGLIGFSVGATISWLCSNNPKIDFIIGCYGSRIRDYVHIKPTCATLLIFPEKEASFSVSSFIQTLQQQNNPLLEIKQLHGEHGFLNPYTEKYNEHSTKQAYNLIDSFLVKNTLIKEM; encoded by the coding sequence ATGAAGGAAAAATTAGCTCTCGTTATTGTTCATGAAATATATGGTGTGAACGACCATATGCATCACGTTACCCAGCACTTTACTTCATCTCATATAGATGTATTCTGTCCTAATCTTCTACAATCACAACACGCATTTCATTATCGTGATGAAGAAAAAGCATATGAACATTTTGTAAATCATATTGGATTTGATGATGGAAAAAAGCAAATTGAAGAATTCATTTCTCATCTTTCTAGTAGTTATACACATATTGGACTTATCGGCTTTAGTGTTGGAGCTACCATCTCATGGCTATGTAGTAACAATCCGAAAATAGATTTTATTATCGGATGTTACGGTTCTCGTATACGCGACTATGTTCACATAAAGCCTACATGCGCTACACTACTTATATTCCCTGAAAAAGAAGCTAGTTTTTCAGTATCCTCTTTCATTCAAACATTGCAGCAACAGAATAACCCTTTATTAGAAATAAAACAACTACACGGTGAACATGGATTTCTAAATCCGTACACTGAAAAATATAACGAGCACTCTACAAAACAAGCATACAATTTAATAGATTCATTTCTTGTAAAAAACACTCTTATAAAGGAGATGTAA
- a CDS encoding antibiotic biosynthesis monooxygenase family protein: MASTLEKNKPYYAVIFTSNLSNDTTDYNTVAEEMEKLAKQQPGFLGVESARGNSGLGITISYWESLDAIENWKKNTLHKEAKKRGREQWYENFHLRICLVEKEFKFHRGTL; this comes from the coding sequence ATGGCATCTACTTTAGAAAAAAACAAGCCTTATTATGCAGTTATATTCACTTCTAATTTATCAAATGATACAACAGACTATAATACCGTTGCCGAAGAAATGGAGAAACTTGCAAAGCAACAACCTGGATTTTTAGGTGTAGAAAGTGCAAGAGGTAATTCTGGACTCGGAATAACAATTTCTTATTGGGAATCACTTGATGCGATTGAAAATTGGAAGAAGAACACCTTACATAAAGAAGCGAAAAAAAGAGGTCGTGAGCAATGGTATGAAAACTTCCATCTGCGTATTTGCCTTGTTGAGAAAGAATTTAAGTTTCATAGAGGTACTTTATAA
- a CDS encoding H-type small acid-soluble spore protein, with product MNIQRAKELSVSAEQANVSFQGMPVMIQHVDESNETARIYEVKNPERELTVPVNSLEEI from the coding sequence ATGAATATACAACGTGCAAAAGAGCTTTCTGTGTCAGCAGAGCAAGCCAATGTCAGTTTTCAAGGCATGCCTGTTATGATTCAACACGTCGATGAAAGCAATGAAACCGCCCGCATATATGAAGTAAAAAACCCAGAACGCGAATTAACTGTTCCAGTTAATAGCTTAGAGGAAATATAA